The Sphingopyxis fribergensis genome contains a region encoding:
- a CDS encoding fimbrial biogenesis chaperone produces MLRFLKGFGLFTAAALGAAASPALAAGDLLVAPTRVVLDGSRGTEVVLNNIGAEPATYRISLEIKRMTGEGGLDEIAEENVTAAERRALDMIAFSPRRVTLPPNQPQVVRVGVRVPEGTPPGEYRAHMLFRAVPDAVAAVPADPAKPENEGVSIALTPIYGITIPVIVRVGDLGAEASIGEAWVSETQDGPAFNFDLTRTGNRSVYGDIQVTRPGVPEPLLVARGIAVYPEVAARKVSLRVPSELAAKLKGPVHIRYSEDREIGGGTIDEAERVVK; encoded by the coding sequence ATGTTGCGTTTTTTGAAGGGCTTCGGCCTGTTTACCGCGGCTGCGCTCGGCGCCGCGGCGTCGCCGGCTTTGGCCGCCGGCGACCTGCTCGTTGCGCCGACGCGCGTCGTCCTCGACGGATCGCGCGGGACCGAGGTGGTGCTGAACAATATCGGCGCCGAGCCCGCGACCTATCGCATCAGCCTCGAGATCAAAAGGATGACCGGCGAGGGCGGGCTCGACGAGATCGCCGAGGAAAATGTGACGGCGGCCGAGCGGCGTGCGCTCGACATGATTGCCTTCAGCCCGCGCCGCGTCACGTTGCCGCCGAATCAGCCGCAGGTCGTACGCGTCGGGGTTCGCGTGCCCGAAGGCACGCCGCCGGGCGAATATCGCGCACATATGCTGTTCCGCGCGGTGCCCGACGCGGTCGCGGCGGTGCCTGCCGATCCCGCCAAGCCCGAGAACGAAGGTGTGTCGATCGCGCTCACGCCGATTTACGGGATCACGATTCCAGTGATCGTGCGCGTGGGCGACCTTGGGGCCGAGGCGTCGATCGGCGAGGCGTGGGTGAGTGAGACGCAGGATGGGCCGGCGTTCAATTTCGACCTCACGCGCACGGGCAACCGCTCGGTCTATGGCGATATCCAGGTGACGCGCCCGGGCGTGCCCGAGCCGCTGCTCGTCGCGCGCGGCATCGCGGTCTATCCGGAGGTCGCCGCGCGGAAGGTGTCGCTTCGCGTGCCCAGCGAACTCGCGGCGAAGCTCAAGGGGCCGGTGCATATTCGTTATAGCGAAGACCGTGAAATCGGCGGCGGCACGATCGACGAGGCCGAGCGGGTGGTGAAATGA